GCAGCGATGGTTTGCGGCGGATTCGTTTGCACCAAGAACGCACTCAGCGCGCTCAACATCCTTTATGTGGTGAGTTGAAATAtgttgatgtttgctggaggGTAAAATGTCTCCTTGAGGGCCAGTTGACGTGAGACCTCTCTAGTCGGTTAATTTACAACTAAGAgcggaggggggggggaaatgcgTGTTTGCCATGGCAACGAGGTGGCATGCGTAAATGATTACTTTTTAGGTTatttattactgtttttattatttttctacttCAACTTTTATTTCCAGTGCCAAAAAAGTGCGTAACATGACGTTTTGAAAGCTGATCCAGTATTAGGCCCAACTTTAATATATCAGCAGTGTTTATGTGGCCTTTTCttccttgttttgtttaataatcAAACTGAGTGCTGTTTACTGCTTTCCCATGAgctgtaaaacatttaaaaaagcacaCAGGAAGCGTCAAATTGTTAATGTAATGTCATAAAAGGAAATTCCTCAAACGGGCTTCACACAGGAAATATGATTATTTcatcagaaattttaaaaagtgtagcATACACTGGGTCAGGTGCCCTCATACATAAACAAGTATTTGCACTCTTTTAGTAAAAAATATAATCCTGCTTAAGTAAtagtacaaacaaacaaaagtatttAAGTAAAAGTACTCATAATCACTTACTAGACCAAAATGATTAATGGCTTTGACTTTAATGGTGTAGCTGTTGCTAAGCAGCTTTATAATGACACACCATGAtgtcttaggctacgttcacactgcaggtcttgatgctcaattccgattttttgatcaaatccgatttttttgtctgctcgttcacactacaaataaaatgcgacagcaaacgcgctctagtgtgaacgctcaaagcggcccgcatgcgcaaaagaagatgtcacacacaacgcgctctgtttagaccaagaacaaacagtattgtttgactgatggccttaatataaagacttcggacttcacgtttcccaatttttgctttaagttattttgttatttacataataatgtaaataacctaataattatccttattgctgttttagagaggagcgctgcttcaaaggatagctgcagatttctgtcagaatctgcagattatacagaacaaataaaatgtttacgttgtcttcccaacagtttcactgacatctacactggatggccaggaagcgttcgcgatgtcttctcgggcgctgataattggcttcagtcttgtgtcggtgacgtaaaaggcggatttaatgcgacttgaccgttcaaacagcagtcgctttctaaaacatcggatatgtatcggattcagtaccacatacgaaagtgacccagatcggatttgaaaatatcggatttgcgccgttcacactgtcatagcatgatcggatatgggtcgcatagggtcaaaaaaatcggatttgatgcgctttcgcctgcagtgtgaacgtagccatagTAGATTTCTAGGATAAGCTCTGACAggtaaaatgaatgaatcaatgaTCAAATTGATTAAAGCTCCATAAAATGGAACAAAATTAAGAGCTCATCAAATCACCGTCTagaaaaaaagtgaagaaagaTTTTCAGTGTTGCAGTGTTCAATTCTCTCAGTAAGTGATGCAGACGCTGGGCAGGATCCTCCACGTATGAGCCACGGCCACTCAGTTCAAGCAGCAGTGACAGAAGAGGCAGTTCAATCTGAAATGTTCCTTCACGGGAACATCTCGAAATAGAACTTTTCTAAtctgctaaaaataaacaactaaAGCTTTAAAGTAAATAGTGTTGAGACCAAAGTTCAAAATTTTTATCAACACGTTGATGTAGAAACTAATATAACACAGGAATACTTAAATGGCTACTGTAGAGGAGAGATGGAGGATATAGTGGACAAagaagctgccaggcaggaggaaaagaggacctCAGGGAAgtttcatggatgtagtgaaagaAATGAAGGGAGAGCATATTCCGATTTTACTTGCTTAGTGAGCTTAGTTTCATTCTGCAATCAGCACCTTGAAAGTTGATTCCTGCCCCTCCTTAAAAACAGTTCCTGGTCCAGACTTAAAAAATGagacttttccttctttttccttgtGTTATCACACCTTTCCCCCTCAGCTGGTGAGCCTGTTGCTGATTGGCGTGGCAGCCTGGGGGAAATGGTTTGGCCTGGTCTCCAGTATCCAGGTGGTGGCAGGGGTCATCGGCGTGGGAGTCTTCCTGTTCTTTGTTGCCTTTGTGGGTCTGTGCGGTGCCCTAAAGCACCACCAGGTCCTGCTCTTCTTTGTATCCTTCACACAAATCCAGGATTTTATGCTCTAGTGGATGTGTGTCCTGAGTTTTAATGGCTCGTAGGCATAGCAACAACACGCTTTAAACGTCCTCAACTTGGTCCAGTACATGATGGTTCTCTCCATAGTGTTTGTGCTGCAGTTTTCAGTGTCCTGTGCATGTCTGGCTCTCAATAAAGATCAACAGGTAAGTTTATTTAGTCTTTTCTCAACAATCCAAACAATATTTTGGACACCGTTTGGCTTTTAGACAGTTACAGGCAGACAAACGTCTTTAACGGCTCTATTCCagtattgtttttatatttgagtATTTCCGCTATGTTTCTTCTGTATTTTGAGAGTCACTCTTTGATATTTTACTCAGTTATAGATGCTTGATTGTAGTTACTGTGCAGATTCAGGTgaatcattaaaaatataaatcataATTAGGTTTTTcaggttttaaaaaacacaaatgggACTTTTAGTCCCAGGAACAAACTTGGAGAACTGCTGGTAGCTTCAGTGTTAGGGACTGTAGTTAAAACAAGATTGTTTTATGTGGAAACGCAGTATTTATAATTGATTTCATGTCTCTGTTCTGGGACCTCCACAACGGTGAATAcgaatatgtaaaaaaacaaagtggtaGAATCAGCAGGCAGAAATTTGCACTCAGGCTATTTACATTATATTTAGCTTTGTACATTCAGACAGTTAACAGCAGAGCTGCACCTGATTTACATGccaaataaaaatctgagtttaagCAACATTAATGTTAGATCTTACTGTGCCTTAACAGTGACACACTGATATCTAAGTCTTCTAAATTATGTTGTCTGCAGTGTTGCAGGCTTTCCTTCCTCCATATAAAGAGCCTACATGTTTTATAGCGCTTATAATGGCTTCCTGATCACAGGACAACATGTGTAGACTCAGGGTCAACACAGTGGCCTGCTTGAACTGACACTGTTGAGACTCCTCTACCAGATTGCAACATCCTAAAAATAGTAGAGCTTAATGATAACAATTTAGGAATATACTCTAAAAAGCAAACTTATTCAGAGTTGGTCATTTCTGTTTAAGGAGCTACTGAATGCAGGACTTTAATTAAAGAATGTTTGCGTGGCTCTGTGAGGCACATGCAAAATTCACTGTGGAGCAAAGCGAGACAAATCAATGAGAATATGCAAGGTCTAAATAAAGGATCATTTCAGGATTACTTTTAAGTCTCGTATACATGAATTGAGCTCCAGTGATGCTGATTTTCATCTGCAGAACTTGCTGCTGGAGGCCGGATGGAACAAGTCTAAAGGCACACAGAAGGACCTGGAGAGGACTCTAAACTGCTGCGGCTTCTCTCAAGTGGACAACAGCTCGTGTCCTGCTGTGAGTAAAACACTCTGAAAAGATTTCCTAGATTTTCTTCTAAGAAGCAACTTGGTCaagattgtgttttgtttgcttgttttgttccTCCAGGTCTGCGTTAACACTTCATCTTGTGTGGCCTGCGCAGACATCCTCCAGAATTATGCCGGGCAGGTGCTGCAGTTTGTTGGCAGCATCGGCCTCTTCTTCAGTTTCACAGAGGTCGGGAAAATGTCATTACAGTGAAGCTAAAAGACTTGTAGTCTGCTGTGAACGGGTGCTGATGTGTGCTGCAGGAGGTTTTTGTATACTGAGAAAACTGACAGCTGCTCATTTGTTGTTGATTTCAGGTCCTTGGAGTCTGGCTCACCCACAGATACAGAAACCTCAAAGATCCTCGATCCAATCCCAGAGCCTTCCTGTAACCGATCGCATGTAAATCAACCCAAAAGTGCGCCGctgaatcattttttttctcttttgtttcatAAACCGAAGTTATCTCTGTGTTTGTAAGTTCTAAAACGAGTCTGCAACTTTTGATGCACAGTCGGGAT
The DNA window shown above is from Astatotilapia calliptera chromosome 11, fAstCal1.2, whole genome shotgun sequence and carries:
- the tspan13a gene encoding tetraspanin-13a: MVCGGFVCTKNALSALNILYVLVSLLLIGVAAWGKWFGLVSSIQVVAGVIGVGVFLFFVAFVGLCGALKHHQVLLFFYMMVLSIVFVLQFSVSCACLALNKDQQNLLLEAGWNKSKGTQKDLERTLNCCGFSQVDNSSCPAVCVNTSSCVACADILQNYAGQVLQFVGSIGLFFSFTEVLGVWLTHRYRNLKDPRSNPRAFL